In the Thermosinus carboxydivorans Nor1 genome, GCGCTGCCGGTTGGGCTTACGCTAAAGGGGCACCCACTTATTACATCCTCTGTTATGGGACTATCGCATATGTGCTGTCCTATTTTTTGCTGCCGCCGATTTGGCGGGCGGGAAAAAATCTTGGCCTTGTATCGCAACCGGACTTTTTTGTAAAACGCTATGACAGTCGAGCCATTGGCGTATTAACGGCCGTTATCGGTGTGGCGTTTATGATTCCTTATCTCCAACTGCAGTTGACCGGCCTAGGCATTATCGTAGAGATTGCGTCTTATGGCGGCATTGATCGCGCTCCGGCCATGCTTATTGCCTTTGCGTTTGTTGCTATTTTTGTCTTTACCAGCGGCATTCGCGGGTCGGCTTGGACTAGTACCATTAAGGATATTATGATGATTATTGCCGTAGTAGTGGTCGGGTTTGGTCTGCCCTCAATCTATCACGGCGGCGTAGGTAACGTTTTTGCCAAGCTGGCCGCTC is a window encoding:
- a CDS encoding sodium:solute symporter family protein, with protein sequence MSNSVVALSWIFGIVILCAVIGLSASRNIKMNLEQWSVGGRRFGTLFVWLLMAGEIYTTFPFLGAAGWAYAKGAPTYYILCYGTIAYVLSYFLLPPIWRAGKNLGLVSQPDFFVKRYDSRAIGVLTAVIGVAFMIPYLQLQLTGLGIIVEIASYGGIDRAPAMLIAFAFVAIFVFTSGIRGSAWTSTIKDIMMIIAVVVVGFGLPSIYHGGVGNVFAKLAAQQPDFLVLPGGTKNMDVQWFMSTVLLTGLGFFMWPHTFASVYSAKSGETLKHNAIL